A stretch of DNA from Anaerolineae bacterium:
ATCAATAGTGGCGCTAAAGTCTGCTATTTCTGCCGGATCCATGGTGTTGCCCGTATCCCGGACCATAATCTTCAGCCGCTCAAGCCACTTGTCTCGATGCAGGACTTGTGGGCTGCCGGCTACCAGCAGATTCATGGTGATGTCTTCGCAGCGGGCCATGTGCCATAAGAGCCAGGCCACCGAATGGTCACAGTTGCGCGGGATGCGTCGCACCTGCTCCTCGGTCATATCATTTAAGACGGCGTCTTCAAAAGACCAGGACTCCGTTTGCGCCA
This window harbors:
- a CDS encoding DinB family protein: MEKIEPNRKFLNKQLTELRRIMMRFDQHDKAIELFLSQHAMLHSAKMAQTESWSFEDAVLNDMTEEQVRRIPRNCDHSVAWLLWHMARCEDITMNLLVAGSPQVLHRDKWLERLKIMVRDTGNTMDPAEIADFSATID